Proteins from a single region of Undibacterium sp. KW1:
- a CDS encoding Lrp/AsnC family transcriptional regulator — protein sequence MLTVNQLDELDKRILQQLQKDASLTNHELALRVHASAPTCLRRVKRLTDEGIISRQVALLDASKLGAGLTAIVEITLDHQATEKLVEFEQLVAQEGAVQQCYRVSQGPDFVLVIQVADMAAYHALAHRLFATHANVRNVRSFFSILRSKFETAIAL from the coding sequence ATGTTGACTGTTAATCAGTTAGATGAACTGGATAAACGTATTTTGCAGCAATTGCAAAAAGATGCCTCGCTGACCAATCATGAGCTGGCCTTGCGGGTGCATGCGTCTGCACCGACCTGCCTGCGCCGCGTCAAGCGGCTGACGGATGAAGGCATCATCAGCCGCCAGGTGGCGTTGCTGGATGCCAGCAAGCTGGGGGCGGGCTTGACTGCCATCGTCGAAATCACGCTCGATCATCAGGCAACCGAGAAGCTGGTGGAATTTGAGCAACTGGTGGCGCAGGAAGGGGCGGTGCAGCAATGTTACCGCGTGTCGCAGGGGCCAGATTTTGTGCTGGTGATACAGGTGGCAGACATGGCGGCCTATCATGCGCTGGCGCACAGGCTGTTTGCGACACATGCGAATGTGCGTAATGTGCGTAGTTTTTTTTCTATCTTGCGCAGCAAGTTTGAGACAGCTATCGCGTTATAG
- a CDS encoding ABC transporter substrate-binding protein produces the protein MSLFAALAVSADQGFAACTRVITVPVASTGRSVIINGKQIEGIYPDLLRSLMEKEACKFSLSAVPRARMELMFETGRADLLIPASRTPKRDEHGIFIPMIYNRATLISLDSNRPVISSAQDLLDKKDLKVALVRGFDYGPAYQDLIKELSRQKRLYLDADPLSVARLLKAGIADITIMAPSILAGAIMDDGRVQEMLEKLRFEPIPELPWGIAVPIFPKNLWVQKMQRHSRTHWNRSPSQAWSGRVFNVITRRMF, from the coding sequence ATGAGCTTGTTTGCCGCCCTGGCGGTGTCCGCTGACCAGGGCTTTGCCGCCTGTACCCGTGTAATCACCGTACCTGTCGCCTCGACAGGGCGTAGCGTCATCATCAACGGTAAGCAAATTGAAGGCATATACCCCGACCTGTTGCGCAGCCTCATGGAAAAAGAGGCCTGCAAATTTTCCCTTAGCGCCGTACCCAGGGCCAGAATGGAACTGATGTTTGAAACCGGCAGGGCAGACCTGCTCATCCCCGCCAGCCGCACTCCCAAGCGCGATGAGCATGGCATCTTCATCCCAATGATCTATAACCGCGCCACCCTGATATCCTTAGACAGCAATCGCCCTGTCATCAGCTCGGCACAAGACCTGCTCGACAAAAAAGACTTGAAAGTTGCCCTGGTGCGTGGTTTTGATTATGGACCTGCTTACCAGGACCTGATCAAGGAGCTGAGCAGACAAAAACGCCTGTATCTTGATGCCGATCCACTGTCAGTCGCACGTTTGCTCAAAGCCGGGATTGCCGACATCACCATCATGGCTCCCTCCATACTTGCAGGTGCCATCATGGACGACGGACGCGTACAGGAGATGCTTGAAAAACTACGTTTCGAACCTATCCCCGAATTGCCATGGGGGATAGCGGTGCCTATATTTCCAAAAAATCTCTGGGTGCAGAAGATGCAGCGGCACTCAAGGACACACTGGAACAGGTCGCCAAGTCAGGCATGGTCTGGAAGGGTTTTCAACGTTATTACCCGGCGAATGTTTTGA
- the glmS gene encoding glutamine--fructose-6-phosphate transaminase (isomerizing) yields MCGIVGAVAQRNITPVLLEGLKRLEYRGYDSCGVALHVDGHLQRSRSTSRVADLQAQIDQSGLAGFTGIAHTRWATHGAPSSSNAHPHFSRERIALVHNGIIENHEELRAELTQAGYVFESQTDTEVIAHLIDHLYSGDLFETVQIAIKRLTGAFAIAVFCRDEPHRVVGARQGSPLIVGVGQGENFLASDAMAIAGTTDQIIYLEEGDVVDLQLQKVWIVDSEGKSVQREVKTVHAHSGAAELGPYRHYMQKEIFEQPRAIADTLEGVISIMPELFGDGAYKVFKQIDSVLILACGTSYYAGLTAKYWIEAIAKIPVNVEIASEYRYRESVPNPNSLVVTISQSGETADTLAALKHARSLGMLHTLTVCNVATSAMVRECALSYITHAGVEVGVASTKAFTTQLAALFLLALSLAQSKGRLSETDEAEHIRALRHLPVAISAVLALEPQIISWAEEFARKENALFLGRGLHYPIALEGALKLKEISYIHAEAYPAGELKHGPLALVTKEMPVVTVAPNDTLIEKLKSNMQEVRARGGELYVFADADSRITSSEGVHVIRLPEHYGQLSPILHVVPLQLLAYHTALARGTDVDKPRNLAKSVTVE; encoded by the coding sequence ATGTGCGGTATCGTCGGCGCAGTTGCTCAACGCAATATCACCCCCGTCTTGCTCGAAGGCTTAAAACGGCTTGAATACCGTGGCTATGACTCATGCGGCGTCGCACTGCATGTAGATGGTCACCTCCAGCGCTCACGCAGCACCTCCCGCGTGGCAGACCTGCAGGCACAGATAGACCAGTCCGGCCTCGCTGGTTTTACCGGCATCGCCCACACCCGCTGGGCCACCCACGGCGCACCGTCTTCATCCAATGCCCACCCGCATTTCTCGCGCGAGCGCATCGCCCTCGTGCACAATGGCATCATAGAAAACCATGAAGAACTGCGCGCAGAACTGACACAGGCTGGTTATGTGTTCGAGAGCCAGACCGACACCGAAGTCATCGCCCACTTGATAGACCACCTCTACAGCGGTGATTTGTTCGAGACCGTGCAAATCGCCATCAAGCGTCTGACAGGCGCATTTGCGATTGCCGTATTTTGCCGCGACGAACCACACCGCGTGGTTGGTGCACGCCAGGGTTCCCCATTGATCGTCGGCGTAGGCCAGGGCGAAAACTTCCTCGCATCAGACGCCATGGCAATCGCAGGCACCACAGACCAGATCATCTATCTCGAAGAAGGCGACGTGGTCGATCTGCAACTGCAAAAAGTATGGATAGTCGATAGCGAAGGCAAATCGGTGCAGCGCGAAGTGAAAACCGTACACGCCCACAGCGGCGCAGCAGAACTCGGCCCATACCGCCACTACATGCAAAAAGAAATCTTCGAGCAACCGCGTGCGATTGCCGATACGCTGGAAGGCGTCATCAGCATCATGCCCGAACTGTTTGGCGACGGTGCCTACAAAGTCTTCAAGCAGATAGACTCGGTATTGATACTCGCCTGCGGCACCAGCTATTACGCAGGCCTGACGGCCAAATACTGGATAGAAGCAATCGCCAAAATCCCCGTCAATGTAGAAATCGCCAGCGAATACCGCTACCGCGAAAGCGTGCCCAACCCCAATTCACTCGTCGTCACCATCTCGCAAAGTGGCGAGACAGCAGACACCCTGGCCGCACTAAAACATGCGCGCAGCCTGGGCATGCTGCACACTCTGACAGTCTGCAATGTCGCCACCAGCGCCATGGTGCGTGAATGCGCCTTGTCCTATATCACCCATGCCGGTGTCGAAGTGGGCGTCGCCTCCACCAAGGCTTTCACCACACAACTGGCAGCACTCTTCCTGCTGGCACTGTCCCTCGCCCAAAGCAAAGGCCGCCTTAGCGAAACTGACGAAGCAGAACACATACGCGCCCTGCGCCACCTGCCCGTCGCCATCAGCGCCGTGCTGGCACTCGAACCACAAATCATTTCCTGGGCAGAAGAATTCGCCCGCAAGGAAAACGCCCTCTTCCTCGGTCGCGGCCTGCATTACCCCATCGCCCTCGAAGGCGCATTAAAACTCAAAGAGATTTCCTACATCCACGCCGAAGCATATCCCGCAGGTGAACTCAAACACGGCCCCCTGGCCCTGGTCACCAAGGAAATGCCCGTCGTCACCGTCGCCCCCAACGACACCCTGATAGAAAAACTCAAGTCCAACATGCAAGAAGTCCGCGCCCGCGGCGGCGAACTCTACGTCTTCGCCGACGCCGACTCCCGCATCACCTCCAGCGAAGGCGTGCACGTCATCCGTCTGCCAGAACACTACGGCCAGCTGTCACCAATACTACACGTAGTGCCACTGCAATTGCTGGCCTATCACACCGCACTTGCGCGGGGGACGGACGTTGACAAGCCACGCAACCTTGCAAAAAGCGTGACTGTTGAATAA